The genomic region AATAGAAGGTGGTTGGAATGCTGGAGGAAAAGGTCCTAGTGTTGCTGATGTAATGACAGGAGGATCAAGAACTTCAATGAGAAAAATTACAGATGGAGTTATTGAAGGAGAGTTCTATCCTAACCATGAAGCTGTTGATTTTTATCATAACTATAAAGAAGATGTGGCTCTTTTAGCAGAAATGGGATTTAAATGTTTTAGAACAAGTATAGCTTGGACAAGAATTTTCCCTAATGGTGATGATATGTTACCTAATGAAGAGGGATTAAAATTCTATGATAATCTATTTGATGAGTTATTAAAATATGGTATTGAACCTGTAATTACTCTTAGCCATTTTGAAATGCCATACCATCTAGCAAAAAATTATGGTGGTTGGATGAATAGAAAAGTTATAGATTTCTTTGTAAAATATGCAGTTACAGTTATGGAGCGTTACAAAAATAAAGTTAAATATTGGATGACTTTTAATGAGATCAATAACCAAGCTAATACTTCAGCTGATATATTTGGATGGACAAACTCTGGTGTTAAATTTTCTGAATACTCTAATCCAAGAGAAGCTATGTACCAAGTAGCTCACCATGAGTTTTTAGCAAGTGCCCTAGTTGTAAAAAAAGGACATGAGATCAATCCAGAATTTAAAATAGGATGTATGTGTTCATTTGTTCCTATCTATCCATACTCTTGTAATCCAGAAGATATGATAACTGCTGTAGAAGCTATGCATGATAGATACTATTTTATGGATGTACATGTTCGTGGACACTATCCAGCATATGCTAAAACTATCTGGAAAAAAGAGAATGTAAATTTAAAAATTGAAGAGGGAGATTTAGAGATTTTAGCAGAGGGAAAAGTGGACTATATAGGAATTAGTTACTATATGTCTAATGTGGTAAAAGCTGATGCTAAAAAAGATATCTCTAAAGCAATGGATGGAAGTACAGAAAAAACTGTAACTAATCCATATATTAAAGCTAGTGATTGGGGATGGCCAATAGATCCAGTAGGAATTAGATACTCTTTAACAAATATCTACGAAAGATATGAACTACCTATATTTATTGTAGAAAATGGATTTGGAGCAATAGATATTTTAGATGAGAATAAAGAGTGTGATGATAGTTATAGAATAGATTATTTAAAAGCTCATATCTTAGAAATGGAAAAATCTGTTGAACTAGATGGAGTTGAATTGATGGGATACACTCCTTGGGGATGTATAGATTTAGTTTCATTTACAACTGGAGAATTAAGAAAACGTTATGGATTTATCTATGTTGATAAAAATGATGATGGTTCAGGAACTGGAAAAAGATATAAGAAAAAATCTTTTGAATGGTATAAAAATGTAATTAAAACTAATGGAGAGGAACTATAAATAGGGAGAGAAATCTCCCTTTTCTAATATGAAGAGGTGAAAATATGAAAAAAATAATATTTTTAGATGTAGATGGAACTTTAGTAGATTATGAAAATAAAATTCCTAAATCAGCTATTGAAGCTATAAGATTAGCTAGAAAAAATGGCCATAGAGTATATATTTGTACAGGAAGAAGTAAAGCAGAAGTATATCAAGAACTTTGGGATATTGGATTAGATGGAATGATTGGAGGAAATGGGAGCTATATAGAAGATCATGGAGCTGTTGTTATGCACCAAGTTTTAACTTTAAATGAGTGTAAAAAAATTGTAGACTGGCTCCATAGTAAAAATTTAGAATTTTATTTAGAAAGTAACAATGGATTATTTGCTAGTGAAAAATTTGAAGTAGTAGGAGAAAAGGCTATTCAAGAGTATAGCAAAAGAAAAGGAAAATTAGGAGCAGAGAAATTAACAGTTAGAGAAGCTTTTCCTGAAATGATATTTGGAGAAAAATTATATAGGGATGATCTTAATAAAATAAGCTTTGTACTTAATAGTTATGATGATTATTTAGAAGCTAAAGAAGTTTTCTCCGATTTAGAAGTCAATACTTGGGGAGGAAAAGGGGAAATAGCTCTTTTTGGAGATGTTGGTGTAAAAAATATAGACAAAGCTATTGCAGTAAAAAAATTAGTAGAATACTTAGGAGCAGATATAAAAGATACCATAGCTTTTGGAGATGCTAAAATTGATATTCCTATGCTTAAATGTTGTGAAATTGGTGTAGCTATGGGAAATGGTGGTCCTGAAATAAAAGAAATAGCTGACTATATAACTGATGACGTTGAAAAAGATGGATTATGGAAAGCTTTTAAAAAGTTTGAATTAATATAAAAGGAAAGAGGGATTGTTGCAATTAAATGCAACATCCCTCTTATACTCTTGGAAGGGTAAGGGTAACTATTGTTCCCTTATTTAATTCACTTTTTATATCTAAATCGATATTTAAAGTTTCTACTATTTTTTTTACTATTGAAAGCCCAAGTCCATGACTTTTCATCTCTCTACTCCTTGCCTTATCTACTCTAAAAAATCTATCAAAAATATGTTTTAGATTTTCTTGACTAATACCTTCCCCATTATCAATAATATCCACTATTATATTTTTGTTCTCTCTTATATTTATGTAAATCTCTCTATCTCTTCCATATTTGATAGCATTTTCAATGAGATTTAAAAAAAGTTGTCTTATAAGATGATAATCAGAATTAATGAAACTTTCTTTAGGAGAAAAATTTATCTTTTGATTTGGGTAAATAATTTTCAAATCATTTATAATTTCTGTTATAACTTTTGAAATATCAAAGTTCTTGTTTTCTCTCTCATCATAGTCATCTTTTGCAAGAAATAAGAGTTTTGAAATAAGAGAAGATATATTTTTCACCTCTTCTTCTATTGAATTAAGAGCTTCTATTACAATATCTTTATTTTCAATTCCCCATCTTTTTATAAGATTAACATAGCCACTTATAATAAAAATAGGTGTTTTCATCTCATGGGAAGCACTATTTACAAAATTAATTTGTGCTTCTGTTTGTGATTGTAACCTTTTAAGCATACTATTATATGAGCTTATTATTGAATTAAATTCAACAAAATTATTTTTAATCTCCAATTTGTAATCCATATTTTCAAGACTTACTTTATTTGTAATCTCTTTTAAATTTTCTAAAGGTGGTATAATTTTATTATAAAATCTTTTTGCTATAACTATGCTTGTAATAATAGTTATAAATATTAAAATAAAAGAAGCTTCAAGTATACTAAGAATTATTTTTCTATCTTCTTTCATATCTTTTATAATTAAAATCTCAATTGTATTTTTTCCATCTATTTCTATTTTTTTATTTAAAAATTCATATTTATAAAAACCTAAACTTTGAATTTTTTCATATACATCTATTTCATTTAAAAGATTAATAAATTCCTGTTTTAAATTATATGAATAATATTTATCTTTATTTTTAAAAACAACTGTTATTCCCTGAACTTTAGGGCACTCTTCTAAAGCTTCAAGAAATATCTTTTCTAGTGTTTTTCCTTCCTCTAACTCTTTTTTTACTTGACTTATTTCATAATTTATAAAGCCATTTATTGCCTCTATATCTAAATAAGCTGCATTTTTTATATAAGAAGAAAAGAAAAACATTATTATCATATAAGATATTGAAAATAAAATTATTAAGTTTCTATAACTTTTTATAAGTTCATAAGATAATTTTTTCATAGTAATCTCCTTAAATTTTAATAACCTTTTTTAGTATGTAACCAAAACCTCTAACTGTATGAATATACTTTTCATTTTTATCCTCTATTTTCTTTCTAAGAAGGTTAATATATACATCTACAATTTTATCCTTTCCATCAAAATCATATCCCCAAATTTCTTCAATTATCTTTTCACGTGATATGACAATTTCTTTATTTAGTAAAAAAAGATACATAAGATTATATTCTTTTTTAGTAAGAACTATTTTTTCCTCTCCTTTATATAATATTTTTGAATCTATTTCTAATTTTAAATTTTCATATGTAATGGTATTATATATTTTAAAATCCTTTTTATTTCTAAGAGCAACTCTCATTCTAGCAAAAAGTTCCTCTATTTCAAAAGGTTTTGTAATATAATCATCAGCTCCCATATCAAGTAATTCTATCTTATTTAGAGTTTGATCCTTAGCAGTTAAAACTATAATAGGAATTTCTGAAGTTTTTCTTATAATTTTACAAACTTCTTCTCCACTTAAAACTGGCATCATCAAATCAAGAAGAATAATATCAAATTTTTCATTTCTAAATTTATTAAGTCCAACTTCTCCATTTTCTCCAATAATAACTTTATACCCTTCATGTTCTAATTCTAATTGAAGAAATCTTCTTATATTTTTATCATCTTCTATTATTAGTACTTTTTTCAATTTTCTCACCTTTATAAGTTATTTCATCTTTTAATTAATAATAACATAAAAAGATTAAAAAAAAGTAAAAAATTATCTATTTTTTTACCTTTTTTTTACCTTGTTCTTTTAATATATAATCATATTAAAAATATAAAGGAGAGATGAAAATGAATCGTATATCAGTAATTGCACCTGTTTATAATGAAAAAGAAAATATATCTTTATTTATAAACCAAGTGGAAACTTCATTGAAAAAAAGGTTTGATTCTTATGAAATAATCTTAATTGATGATGGAAGTAATGATGGAAGCCGTGAATTACTTGACAAGGAAGCAGAAAAAAATGGACATGTAAAAGTTTATCATTTTACTCAAAACAATGGTCAAACTGCTGCTATTGCAGCTGGTTTTAAAGTTTGTTCTGGAGATTTAATAGTAACTATGGATTCAGACTTACAAACTAATCCAGAGGATATATATACTCTTTTACCATATATTGAAAAATATGATATGGTAAATGGAAGACGTGAAACAAGAGAAGATGGATTTAAAAAGAAACTCTCCTCTTTTATAGGAAATAGTGTGAGAAATTTTATAACAAATGATGATATAAAAGATACTGGGTGCCCTTTAAAACTTTTTAAAAAAGAGGTAGTAAAAAGTTTTTATCTATATGAAGGAATGCATAGATTTTTACCTACTCTAGCTAAAATGAATGGATTTAAAGTTATTGAAGTCCCAGTTAGACATTATGACAGAGAGTTTGGAAAGTCTAAATATGGAATTTCTAATAGACTTTTTAAAGGACTTAAAGATGCTTTTGCTGTGAGATGGATGAAACAAAGACAATTACATTATAAATTTGATAATGGAGAAGAGGAAATATGATAAAAAGTTTTGATTGGAATATATTTGTAATAATAGGATTTTTAGGACAAATTATGTTCTCTATGAGATTTATTTTACAATGGATAGCTAGTGAAAGGGCAGGACAAAGTATTATTCCTTTTTCTTTCTGGATATTTAGCTTAGGAGGAAGTCTTTTTCTTTTTTTATATGCAATATATAGAAAAGATCCTGTATTTATTTTAGGACAAGCTCCAAATCTTTTTATATATTCAAGAAATATCTGGCTTATTAAAAAGAATAAAAAGAAAAAGGAGTGAAATAATTAGTATGGATAAGCAAGAAAGAAAATATTTAATAATTTTAGCTTTTATTTCTATAGTTGCTTTCTTTTCAAATCTATGGGTAAGACCAGCTGATTTAATGGAAGCAAGAAATTTTATAACAGCAAGGGAGATGATACAAAATGATAATTATATTATTCCTACTCTCAATGATTTTTTAAGATTTGAAAAACCTCCTCTTCCAACATGGTTTACAGCCTTTGTAATGAATATTACTGGAAATGTTAAAGATGAGTATATTTTACGTATCCCAGTTGCACTTTGTGGAATACTATTTATCTATCTTTTATATTATTTTGTAAAAATTACAACAGAAAATAAGTTACAAAGTTTTATAACAGCTTTTATTGGAAGTACAACTTTTATGATTATAAAAATAGGGAATGAAAATACTTGGGATTTATATACATATGTTTTTGCTTTTGGAGCAATATTATTTTTCATAAAAGGTTTAAAAAAAGAAAAATTAATAGATTTTTTTATAACTGGAATTTTTCTATCTGCTTCTATAATGAGTAAAGGTCCTATTGGTATATATGGACTAATACTTCCATTTCTAATTACTCACATCTATATTTATGGATTTTCAAGTTATAAGAAAAATATATTAAAAATACTCTTTACTCTTATTATAACTATAATATTTTCTAGTATATGGCCACTTATAATATATTTGAAATATCCAGATTACTTTTTAAGCGTTTTAAATAAAGAGAAAAATACTTGGAGTAATAGTCATACAGAAAATTTTATCTATTACATGGACTACTTTGTTTATATGGGTATTTGGATGTTTTTCTCTGTGTTAACACTCTATTTCAGTTGGATAAAAAAAAGAAGTGAAAATAAGAATTTTTCAAAACTTATTTTTCTTTGGAATATATTAATTATTCTTGCTCTCTCTATAATAAAAATGAAGAAAAAAAGATATGGGATTCCAATATATATGATTTCTATAATAGGTGTAGGAACAATTTGTTACTATTATTATAATAAGTGTTGGGATAAATTAAAGAAATCTGATAAAATTCTTCTCTATTTTCAATTAGGATTTATCTCCTTTATTTCTATTACTATTCCAATTATTATATTTTTTAAAGGTTATCTTTTAAATCAAGTAGGATTAACATACCTCATCATTACTATAATTAGTTTTATTCCATTTATTATCTATGGAATTAGATACATTTTATATAAAAAAGATATAAACACAAAATTTATAGTAATTGGAAGTGGAATTTTGATGCTTATTGTAAATCTTACTTCAAATTGGTTTTTTGATACAAATTTTATTAATAAAAATGAAAAAGAAAATATAGAAAATTATACAAAAATAAAAGTTATGAGAGCAAATCCACCAAGTCTTAATATATATTCAAATAACTTTGAAATTGAAGATGTATGGAGAGTAGGAAAAAGTATTAAACCTTTTAATATCAATAATAATCTACCAGATAAATTTATTTTCTTAGGAGAGATCTCTGAGGAGATAAAATCAAAATTTTATATTCAAAAGCAAGAAATTTATGTAAAAGAAAATGGAGATTTAGCAAAATTTTATTACTTGAAAAAAATGGAGGGATAAAATGAATATTGTAGTTACTGGAGGAGTTGGTTTTATTGGCTCTCATCTATGTGAAACTCTTTTAAAAGAGGGGCATAAAGTTATCTGTATAGATAATTTTGATGAATTTTATCAATTAAATATAAAAATAAGAAATCTCTTTGAAAGCACAGGAAATAAAAAACAATTTAAAATTTTTGAAAAAGAAATACTATCTAAAAATCTATCTAAAAATGAAATTATTAATTCAATAAAAGAATTTATAAAAAATGATAACTATAAGCTTTATTTTATGGATATAAGAGATAAAGAAGTCGAGAAAGTTTTTAGAGAAGAAAAACCAGATATTGTAATAAATTTAGCTGGACTTGCAGGAGTTAGACCCTCTCTCTTAAATCCATTAGAGTATGAATCTGTAAATGTACAGGGATTTATAAATCTTTTAGAAAATTGTAAAAGATGTAGAATAAATAAATTTATTCAAGCTTCTTCCTCTTCTGTATATGGAAATAATAAAATTGTTCCTTTTAAAGAGAATGACGTAGTTGACTTTGCTATCTCTCCATATGCTGCTACAAAAAAGAGTTGTGAAGTAATGGGGCATGTTTTTCACTCTCTTTATAATATAGATATGATACATCTTAGATTTTTTACTGTGTATGGTGAGAGACAAAGACCTGATTTAGCTATTTCTAAATTTGTAAAAAATATAATAGAAGGAAAAGAAATTACTATGTATGGAGAGGGAGATACCTATAGAGATTATACATATGTTGCTGATATTATACAGGGAATAAAAAAATCTATAAACTATATTAATTTTAATACTAATATTTATGAAATTTTAAATTTAGGTAATGGTAATACAATAGCTTTAAAAAAGATGATTTCAGTTTTGGAAAAAAAACTTAAATTAGAAGCAAAAATTAAAAAACTTCCTAAGCAATTAGGAGATGTAGATAGAACCTTTGCAGATATAACAAAAGCAAAAAATATGATTGGATACTCTCCAGAAACAACTTTTGAAAAAGGTATAGAAAGATTTATAAAATGGTACAATGAAAAGGAGTAAAAAATGAAAATAGGTGTTATAGGAACTGGATATGTAGGACTTGTTCAAGGTGTTATCATGGCGGATTTTGGTTCTAATGTAATATGTATGGATATAGATGAAGATAGAATAAAAAAATTACAAGTTGGAGAAAGTCCAATATTTGAACCAGGATTGAAGGAACTCTTATTAAAAAATATCAAGGAGAAGAGAATAAGTTTCACAACTGATATAAAAAAAGTGATTGAAGATTCAGAAGTATTATTTATAGCTGTGGGAACTCCAGCTAATGAAGATGGCTCTGCCGATCTTCATTATATTTTAGAAGTTGCTGAAAATATTGGTACATATATAAATGGATATAAAGTAATTGTAGATAAATCTACTGTTCCAGTAGGAACAGGAAAACTTGTTAGAGAAACCATTGAGAAAAAACTTAATCGAAGAAAGCAAAAAATAAGTTTTGATATTGTTTCTAATCCTGAATTTTTAAGAGAAGGTAAAGCTATTACAGATTGTCAACGTCCAGATAGAGTAGTAATAGGATATGAAAGTGAAAAAGCAAAAGAGATAATGAAAAAAGTTTATGATGTATTATTTATAAATGAGACCCCTTTTATTTTTACCAATATAGAAACTGCTGAAATGATAAAATACTCTTCCAATGCTATGTTAGCTGTAAAAATCTCTTTTATAAATGAAATTGCTCTTTTAGCTGAAAAAGTAGGGGCAAACACTCAAGAGATTGCAAGAGCAATGGGAATGGATGGAAGAATTTCTCCTAAATTTTTACATTGTGGACCAGGATATGGTGGTTCATGTTTTCCTAAAGATACAAGAGCAATAGTCGATATTGGGAAAAAATATGGTGAGGAGATGTTAGTAATAAAAGCTGCTATTGAAGCTAATCAAAAACAGAAAAAAAGAGTTATAGAAAAAATAATTTCAAAAATGAATGGAGTATCTGGAAAAACTATAGGAATTTTAGGACTTTCTTTTAAACCAGATACTGACGATATGAGAGAAGCTCCAAGTATAGATATTATTAGAGGACTTGTAAAGTCTGGAGCTAAGATTCATGCATATTGTCCCGAGGGAATAAAAGAGGCTAGATGGAGACTTGTAGATATAGAAAAAAATATAATATATTGTGCTGATGAATATTCTATAGCTAATGATGCAGATGGAATTGTACTAATCACTGAATGGAATCAATTTAGAGGAATGAATCTTAAAAATGTAAGAGAGAGAATGAAAGATAATTTTTATTTTGATCTAAGAAATGTCTATGTTAAAGATAACAATGTAAGAAAAATTTTTAAATATTATCCAATAGGTCAAGAATAAAGAGGAAAATACTATGTATAAAAAATCAAAATTTGATAAAAATTATATTATCTTTTTTCTTATTTATATATTAATATTTATTCCTATTGTTATTTTACGTTTTCCTGATATTAGAAATGAAATAAAATATTTCCTTATAACTGACACTATTATAGAAAGTAAAAATTTTCTCGTATTGAAATATTTAAATGAATTATATCCAGATAAACCCCCTTTATATTTTTTTATTCTTTACATTACTAAAAAATATTTTGGAAAATATTTTATACAGGGTGCTATAGTTTTTGGAACACTTATTCCTTCATTTCTTATTACAACATTTTTTTATAAATTTATGAAGAGTTTTAAAAATAGAAGAGTGGCATTTATACATACACTGTTTTTATTATCACTTCCTTTCTATATAGGTCTTTCAATTTTTATGAGAATGGATATGCTAATGACAGTTTTTATATTTTTTTCTCTCTATTTTTTCTTTCAAATTTACTATAAAAAATTAAATGAAAAAAATATTTTTAAAATTTATATTTTTATTTTCCTTGCACTATTTACAAAAGGAATAGCAGGTTTTGCAATTCCAATTACTATAATTTTAACTTTTCTTATTTTTGAAAGAAATTTAAAATTTCTTAAAAATATAAAATTTATTCAAGGAATTATTTTTATTATTTTCTTAATTGGAATATGGGGAATTTTAATCTTTCAACAACCTCAAGGAAAAGAATACTTAAAACTTCTATTAGGACAAGAAACTGTTGGTAGAATAGTAAATTCAAAAACTCATGTGAAAAGTTTTTACTATTATATTGAAAATATACCTCTTATAATGTATCCATATGGAGTAACAATTTTAATATCATTAATTTTTTATCTAAAAAATATAAGAAATTATAAAAAATGGCTTCCAATAGAAAAAATAGGATTTCTTTGGAGTATTATTCCTCTTTTACTTTTTTCATGTGCAAGTGGAAAATTAGCTATCTATCTTTTACCTATTTTTCCAGGAAATATAATTATTTTAATAAATTTTTTTATGAGAACAAAAAATATAAAATTTGGAAAAGTAATATTAAAAATTACAGAAATATTTGCATTATTAGCCATTCCTTTTAATTATCTTTTCAATAAAAGGAAAAACTTTTATAAGAGAGTTATTTTAATACCTTTTTCAATTTTTGTAATATTTATTTTTTTAATTCCAGGAGTTGAAATATATAATAAAGAATTTTCTTTAAAATATGTAGTTAAAAATATCTTAAAATATAGTGATAAAACAATTATCGCATATAGATTTTCAGATATGATCAATCTAAAAAATGAAATTAAAAAAGAGGTATTATTAGTTGAAAATAAAGAAGAAATAGAACAAGAAAAAAATATAAAATTAATTGTTGTACGTAATAAATATATTAAAGATTTAGATCGTGAGAAATTTAAAGTAATTTATAAAAATAAAAATTATTTTTTACTATATAAATATTAATTAATTCATAACCATTCTTTCATGCCTTTATAAAAAACCTCCTTGATATTAATATAGTTATAAAACATAACTAACTAATAATCAAGAGAGGTTTTAAATTTTTTATTTACATAAAATTTCTTACGCTACCTTTATCCTACCTATGCTAGCTTATAAAAACACTCTAAATACTCTTTTATCAATTCTTTTTTCTCATCTCTTGGTACATAAATAGCAAATATCTCTTTCTCGTCTTCTCCATAAAATCTTATAGAGCAACTTTTTCTACCAAACATATTATCTTCTACTAAAAAAATCTCTTTTATTTTATCTACACTTAGGTGTCCTCCAATAGAAGAATCATTATCATGGAAGTTTAAATATCCATGAGCATAAAAACCTTTTGGAAATTTATCTTTTATCTCTAATACAAAGTTAGGAGTTACAACTAACAAGAATACTTTTTCCCAACCTCTTAATATTTCAAATAATTCTTCCCTTTTTTCAATAGGATATTTTCTTACTGTTGGTGCATTTCTTAAAACTTCTATAAGAGATATATTCAACTCCTCTGCTATTTTCCCTAATGATATTTTTTCATTTTCAGATAATAATTTTTGAATTTTTTCTTTCATATATACTATTTCTCTCCTTTTATAAATTATTTTATCTATTCCTTTTTCCAGTTTTATCTACAGCCATTTTAGCAACCTCTCCATTTTTTGAAACTTAGAATAAATTCTTCAGTTCTTTATTCTTATTATCATCAACTCTATCAATGATGAAATTATAGTTTACTTTTTCTCAAGATTTATTTTAATTAAAATTTTTATATCAAAGTAATTTTAATTAAGAGTTTTAACTTTTATAATATGAATAGAAACTCCCATAAATACAATTATTAAAAATATTTTTAGGTGTGGACTAGTGATTTTCATTAAAGAGAAACCAATAGTAATAACTAAAGTAGAAATAGCAATAATTTTATTTTTCAAACTAATTCCTTTCTTTTCTTGGTAATCTCTTATATATTGGCCAAAAATTTTATTTTCTAAAAGAGCTTTATGAAATTTCTTAGAAGATTTACTAAAGCAATAGGCACTTAAAATTAAAAATGGAGTAGTAGGTAATAGTGGTAAAAAAATACCTAAAGTTCCTAGTATTAAAGATATTACTCCTAAGATAAAAAGAAAATGTTTAAACATGGATTTCACCTCTTTAATTCTATCATCTTTCTCACTAAACTTGCTACTATACTATTGCCCCAAAATATTCCATCTATTGTATATTTAAAAGAATCTTCAAAAAATTCTATATATTTACTTTTTTTAAATTCTTGCAATAATTTTAATATTTCAGGATAGATATTATCTCCAGTTAAATTTCTAATTTCACTTAAGCTAACCTCAGGATATTGAAGTATTCCAGAAAGTTTTTTTACTCTGTATTTAAAATCAGAATCTTTAGCATAAAAAGTTATAAGTTTATTTAGATTAAAATATTCAATATTTTTTACTCTTCCTCCAGCCCCAACTCCTATAGCAAATAAATCTGAGAACGAATTTATATTTTTTATATATCTATATTCATCTTTTCCATTTGTTATTTTAGTGTGTTCTAATAATTTATATCCATTATTTAATGTTTTTTCTAAAAAAGTATGATGTAATTCTTTATCTCTATATAGTTGATAGTTAAAATTAAGCTTATTTTCATTCAAAGCTTTAGAAAGATTTGAGCCTTCATGTATCATCAAAGAATAAAAACTCACACTATCTACTCCTAATTTACAAACAATTTTAGCATCATTTTCTATTTCTTCTAAACTTTCATCTAAATAATTATAAATAATATCAATACAAATAAGTCCTTTAAAATTTTCTTGAATTTCTTTTATTCTTTCAATAACTTTTTCTTGTTCATAAGTTCTATTTAAAAGTTTTCTCCCTCTATTTGAAAAAGTTTGTATACCAATACTAAGTCTATTTACTCCATATTTTTCCATAATAGCTAATTTTTTTAATGTTAAATTATGAAGAGTAGTTTCAAATGTAAATTCACAATTAGCTGAAATATTAAAATTTTTAATAAGATTAGATAATATTTTTTCTAATTGATGTTCTTTGTATATAGTAGGAGTTCCACCACCAAAAAATATTGTAGTAATCTCTTTTGATTGTACATATCTTTTTTTACCATATTTTTCAAACTCTTTACAAAGGTAATTAACATAATCATCCAAATTTTCTGTTACTTGTTTTCTATTCATATTACAAAATGAACAAATTTTATCGCAATATGGCGTATGCACATATATTCCAGCTTCTTTATCCTCTGGAATTTCATTTAATATTTTATTAAACGAAAAAGGTGTCACAATTTTTTTGGTTGTTAATTTGTTAATAATTTCTTTTACATCATGATGTGATTTATATCTTTTCTCAAACATATTTTTTCTCCTATAGATTTCAAAGCATTTCGACTATATATTACTATCGAATATAAAAAAAGTCAAGTTTTTATTAATTCTAAATTTAAATTTATCAAATATTTTGTATTACAAAAAAATATTGACAAAATAATTTGATATAGTATATAATTCCTTCATATAAAATAAATTGGGAGGTTTCTATAATCATGAAAAAAAAATTAGCATTTATTTTTATTTTAAATGCACTAATGGTTCTAGCAGAAAATCAAAATATTAATTTAGGTCAAACTATTATTAAGTCTAATATTGGTTTTGATGAAACTTTACAAAGTACTCCAAAAAATATTCAAGTTATAACATCTGAAGAAATTGCAGAAAAAAACTATAAAAATGTTACAGAAATTTTGGAAAAATCACCACTAGTTACAATAAAAAATGATGCAATGGGACAAACTATTGAAATGAGAGGAAGTGGATTAAATTCTAAAGGAACTGTACAAGTTATGATAGATGGAATGGCTATAAATCCAGTTGATATAAATCATGGAACATTACCTCTTAATAGTATTCCT from uncultured Fusobacterium sp. harbors:
- a CDS encoding 6-phospho-beta-glucosidase; translated protein: MGYKMSENFLWGGAVAAHQIEGGWNAGGKGPSVADVMTGGSRTSMRKITDGVIEGEFYPNHEAVDFYHNYKEDVALLAEMGFKCFRTSIAWTRIFPNGDDMLPNEEGLKFYDNLFDELLKYGIEPVITLSHFEMPYHLAKNYGGWMNRKVIDFFVKYAVTVMERYKNKVKYWMTFNEINNQANTSADIFGWTNSGVKFSEYSNPREAMYQVAHHEFLASALVVKKGHEINPEFKIGCMCSFVPIYPYSCNPEDMITAVEAMHDRYYFMDVHVRGHYPAYAKTIWKKENVNLKIEEGDLEILAEGKVDYIGISYYMSNVVKADAKKDISKAMDGSTEKTVTNPYIKASDWGWPIDPVGIRYSLTNIYERYELPIFIVENGFGAIDILDENKECDDSYRIDYLKAHILEMEKSVELDGVELMGYTPWGCIDLVSFTTGELRKRYGFIYVDKNDDGSGTGKRYKKKSFEWYKNVIKTNGEEL
- a CDS encoding Cof-type HAD-IIB family hydrolase; the protein is MKKIIFLDVDGTLVDYENKIPKSAIEAIRLARKNGHRVYICTGRSKAEVYQELWDIGLDGMIGGNGSYIEDHGAVVMHQVLTLNECKKIVDWLHSKNLEFYLESNNGLFASEKFEVVGEKAIQEYSKRKGKLGAEKLTVREAFPEMIFGEKLYRDDLNKISFVLNSYDDYLEAKEVFSDLEVNTWGGKGEIALFGDVGVKNIDKAIAVKKLVEYLGADIKDTIAFGDAKIDIPMLKCCEIGVAMGNGGPEIKEIADYITDDVEKDGLWKAFKKFELI
- a CDS encoding ATP-binding protein, which gives rise to MKKLSYELIKSYRNLIILFSISYMIIMFFFSSYIKNAAYLDIEAINGFINYEISQVKKELEEGKTLEKIFLEALEECPKVQGITVVFKNKDKYYSYNLKQEFINLLNEIDVYEKIQSLGFYKYEFLNKKIEIDGKNTIEILIIKDMKEDRKIILSILEASFILIFITIITSIVIAKRFYNKIIPPLENLKEITNKVSLENMDYKLEIKNNFVEFNSIISSYNSMLKRLQSQTEAQINFVNSASHEMKTPIFIISGYVNLIKRWGIENKDIVIEALNSIEEEVKNISSLISKLLFLAKDDYDERENKNFDISKVITEIINDLKIIYPNQKINFSPKESFINSDYHLIRQLFLNLIENAIKYGRDREIYINIRENKNIIVDIIDNGEGISQENLKHIFDRFFRVDKARSREMKSHGLGLSIVKKIVETLNIDLDIKSELNKGTIVTLTLPRV
- a CDS encoding response regulator transcription factor encodes the protein MKKVLIIEDDKNIRRFLQLELEHEGYKVIIGENGEVGLNKFRNEKFDIILLDLMMPVLSGEEVCKIIRKTSEIPIIVLTAKDQTLNKIELLDMGADDYITKPFEIEELFARMRVALRNKKDFKIYNTITYENLKLEIDSKILYKGEEKIVLTKKEYNLMYLFLLNKEIVISREKIIEEIWGYDFDGKDKIVDVYINLLRKKIEDKNEKYIHTVRGFGYILKKVIKI
- a CDS encoding glycosyltransferase family 2 protein, which codes for MNRISVIAPVYNEKENISLFINQVETSLKKRFDSYEIILIDDGSNDGSRELLDKEAEKNGHVKVYHFTQNNGQTAAIAAGFKVCSGDLIVTMDSDLQTNPEDIYTLLPYIEKYDMVNGRRETREDGFKKKLSSFIGNSVRNFITNDDIKDTGCPLKLFKKEVVKSFYLYEGMHRFLPTLAKMNGFKVIEVPVRHYDREFGKSKYGISNRLFKGLKDAFAVRWMKQRQLHYKFDNGEEEI
- a CDS encoding lipid-A-disaccharide synthase N-terminal domain-containing protein produces the protein MIKSFDWNIFVIIGFLGQIMFSMRFILQWIASERAGQSIIPFSFWIFSLGGSLFLFLYAIYRKDPVFILGQAPNLFIYSRNIWLIKKNKKKKE